In Citrus sinensis cultivar Valencia sweet orange chromosome 2, DVS_A1.0, whole genome shotgun sequence, a single genomic region encodes these proteins:
- the LOC107175608 gene encoding uncharacterized protein LOC107175608, translated as MLILPYEYHESWKRYWRRRKYRQRIKGGSQSKRKKPHVLRLGEDDAPRQRRWRLRRITKLRWKIISPIKLLAKLQDAYVDMMICLAKKLANSSSNGGFLKGKKVTKSPQASMVVSSGEQVDSRLVMEIYKQLAASRQLSTEDVIGEALLEPISE; from the coding sequence ATGTTAATTCTTCCTTATGAATATCACGAAAGCTGGAAAAGATACTGGAGGAGAAGAAAGTACCGGCAGAGAATCAAAGGCGGGAGTCAAAGCAAGAGAAAGAAGCCACATGTTTTAAGGCTTGGCGAGGATGACGCTCCTCGCCAGCGGCGTTGGAGATTAAGAAGAATTACAAAGCTGCGTTGGAAAATCATTTCACCCATCAAACTTTTGGCAAAGCTTCAAGATGCTTATGTTGACATGATGATTTGTTTGGCCAAGAAATTGGCCAACTCTAGCAGCAATGGAGGTTTTCTTAAAGGGAAAAAGGTTACCAAAAGCCCACAGGCCTCTATGGTCGTTTCTTCCGGAGAGCAAGTTGACAGCAGGTTGGTCATGGAAATCTATAAGCAGTTAGCTGCTTCTAGACAGTTGAGCACTGAGGACGTCATTGGAGAAGCACTTTTAGAACCAATTTCTGAgtga
- the LOC107175607 gene encoding uncharacterized protein LOC107175607 has product MKSMKGTGGGGGRKFSMIPFVERKNIDNDEDLVLFRELNKREKDRFASLLQPVSDEFEPNAGNHALYRIGSGKKGSGNEFLGENNNKNDYDWLKTPPATPLFPSLEMEATAPELVVQREIPIIQPLSRFAGNSAATILGRPNSPKPKPKIPVRSITRSQRPNINSSTETKNTKETTFPKYNKTTTSSSPTTHLIPNSKRTDTNQKESQDHFDFITSNLSKTLGLTDTKTKPRSRGVSPSMRSKIPAQIPGFSNETPPNLRTDHRSTSATRGRPVTNQSPSTHINQRPKSVTRSRKVDDKLLVKQKEGDQKGRIQTQILGSRMVEKVMNARKSGAEERETKANLRCPNNSEVTAGFIARNMMPKSSLNNMPLKHNVEIKREGTNARHLGTVRPKSST; this is encoded by the exons atgaaaagtatGAAAGGCactggtggtggtggcggCCGGAAATTCTCCATGATACCATTTGTTGAACGGAAAAATATTGACAATGATGAAGATCTCGTTCTATTCAGGGAGTTGAATAAACGCGAAAAAGATCGATTTGCAAGCCTTCTTCAGCCTGTTTCAGATGAGTTTGAGCCAAATGCTG GAAATCATGCGTTGTACAGAATTGGATCTGGAAAGAAGGGAAGTGGAAATGAATTCTTAGgagaaaacaataacaaaaatgattaTGATTG GTTGAAGACGCCGCCAGCAACTCCTTTATTCCCATCTTTAGAAATGGAAGCAACTGCCCCCGAACTAGTCGTTCAAAGGGAGATTCCAATCATCCAACCCCTTTCAAGG TTCGCAGGCAATTCAGCAGCAACAATTTTGGGAAGACCAAATTCcccaaaaccaaaaccaaaaatccCCGTTAGATCCATTACTCGAAGTCAGAGGCCAAACATTAATTCATCAACCGAGACCAAAAACACCAAAGAAACAACATTTCCGAAatacaataaaacaacaacCTCATCATCACCAACTACTCATCTAATTCCAAACAGTAAAAGAACAGACACCAACCAGAAAGAAAGCCAAGATCATTTCGATTTCATCACTTCAAACCTTTCCAAAACTTTGGGATTGACAGACACAAAAACGAAGCCTAGAAGCAGAGGCGTGTCGCCTTCAATGAGATCAAAAATTCCAGCTCAAATCCCAGGATTTTCTAACGAGACACCTCCGAATTTAAGGACTGACCATCGTTCAACTTCAGCCACAAGGGGTCGCCCTGTGACCAATCAAAGTCCGTCTACTCATATCAATCAAAGGCCAAAGAGTGTGACAAGGAGTCGGAAAGttgatgataaattattagtaAAGCAAAAAGAAGGTGATCAAAAGGGAAGAATTCAAACTCAAATTCTTGGAAGTAGGATGGTGGAGAAGGTGATGAATGCTAGGAAATCAGGCGCTgaagaaagagaaacaaaagcaaatttGCGATGTCCTAATAACTCTGAAGTCACTGCAGGTTTTATTGCGAGGAATATGATGCCTAAGAGCTCATTAAACAACATGCCTCTCAAGCATAATGTG GAGATCAAACGAGAGGGAACTAATGCTCGTCATCTAGGCACAGTCCGTCCAAAAAGCTCGACCTGA
- the LOC107175606 gene encoding uncharacterized protein LOC107175606 has translation MDIVHLAYYERLNRYWRRRKYQRINGASHGKRKLKILRLGGGAADAPRHHLWRIRRVPKLYWKMISPIKLLAKIRDAYVGMMICLANKMANTDINGGLFKSKKNIAKQREVSILVSSGEQVDSRLVLEIYNRLAASRQLY, from the coding sequence ATGGATATTGTTCATTTGGCATATTATGAGAGGTTGAATAGATACTGGAGGAGAAGAAAGTACCAGAGAATCAACGGCGCAAGTCATGGTAAAAGGAAGCTAAAAATACTAAGGCTTGGCGGTGGTGCAGCTGATGCTCCTCGCCACCACCTTTGGAGAATAAGAAGAGTTCCGAAATTGTATTGGAAAATGATTTCACCCATCAAGCTTTTGGCAAAGATTCGTGATGCCTATGTGGGCATGATGATTTGTTTGGCTAACAAAATGGCTAACACGGATATTAATGGAGGTTTGTTTAAGAGTAAAAAGAATATTGCCAAACAAAGAGAGGTTTCTATATTGGTTTCTTCCGGCGAACAAGTTGATAGCCGGTTGGTTTTGGAGATCTATAACAGGTTAGCTGCTTCTCGACAATTATATTGA